In Gossypium raimondii isolate GPD5lz chromosome 12, ASM2569854v1, whole genome shotgun sequence, a single window of DNA contains:
- the LOC105762587 gene encoding ribosome biogenesis protein BOP1 homolog produces MSHQESQKLDNVNPLETRVEDVIERGDNDFLDDNHDQDEHSESSQSHQAVDESDSSEDEVAPRNTIGDVPLEWYKDEKHIGYDIAGRKITKKERQDKLDSFLASADDSKNWRKIYDEYNDEEVELTKEEIKHIHRLLKGKAPHAEFDPYAPYVDWFKWDDAKHPLSNAPEPKRRFIPSKWESKKVVEYVRAIRKGLIKFDQPKEEPRFYRLWGDDSSSADRTKHLAYIPPPKPKLPGHEESYNPSLEYIPTQEEINSYQLMYEEDRPKFIPKKFTSFRSIPAYENAIKDSFERCLDLYLCPRVRKKRINIDPESLKPKLPSRKDLRPYPSTCYLEYRGHEGAVLSISVEPSGQWIASGSKDGTVRIWEVETGRCLRVWEIGEAVQLVAWNPLPELPVLAASVGADVLILNTGFGNEEEQKRIKELLHIGTPTTDDSDDMSSFLSWIQDEKYDCIRLRHYRTVSSIEWHRKGDYLSTVMPAGESRAILIHQLSKRLTQRLPFKLHGLPVSSVFHPTRSIFFVATKKNVRVYDLLKQKLIKKLETQLREVSSIAVHPAGDNLIVGSKEGKLCWFDMDLSSKPYKTLKCHPKDITKVAFHRSYPLFASCSDDCTAYIFHGMVYADLNQNPLIVPLEILRGHTSYDGRGVMDCKFHPRQPWLFTAGADSSIKLYCH; encoded by the exons ATGAGTCATCAGGAGAGTCAGAAGTTGGATAATGTGAACCCTTTGGAGACGAGAGTTGAG GATGTCATTGAGAGAGGCGATAATGATTTCTTGGACGATAATCATGATCAAGACGAGCATAGTGAAAGCTCCCAATCCCATCAAGCAGTTGATGAGAGTGACTCATCTGAAGATGAG GTGGCTCCTCGAAATACAATTGGTGATGTTCCATTGGAGTGGTACAAGGATGAAAAACATATTGGGTATGACATTGCCGGTAGAAAGataacaaagaaagaaagacaaGATAAACTTGATTCCTTTCTCGCAAGTGCTGATGATTCAAAGAATTG GCGCAAGATTTATGATGAATATAATGATGAGGAAGTTGAGCTGACTAAAGAAGAGATCAAACATATTCATAGATTGCTCAAAGGGAAGGCACCACATGCTGAATTTGATCCATATGCG CCTTATGTTGATTGGTTTAAGTGGGATGATGCGAAACATCCTTTATCTAATGCTCCAGAACCAAAGAGGCGGTTTATTCCTTCAAAATGGGAGAGCAAAAAG GTTGTTGAGTATGTTAGGGCAATTCGTAAAGGATTAATAAAGTTTGACCAGCCCAAAGAAGAACCTCGTTTTTATCGCCTCTGGGGAGATGATTCAAGCTCAGCTGATAGGACTAAGCATTTGGCTTACATTCCCCCTCCTAAACCTAAATTGCCAG GCCATGAGGAATCATATAATCCTTCTTTAGAATACATACCAACACAAGAAGAGATCAACTCTTATCAGCTGATGTACGAAGAAGATCGCCCTAAATTTATTCCTAAAAA GTTCACATCCTTTAGAAGCATCCCGGCATATGAGAATGCTATCAAGGACTCATTTGAACGATGCTTGGATCTATACTTGTGCCCTAGAGTACGGAAGAAACGT ATTAATATTGACCCTGAATCCCTCAAGCCCAAGTTACCTAGTCGAAAAGACCTCAGGCCTTACCCATCTACATGTTATCTTGAGTATAGAGGTCATGAGGGTGCAGTTTTGTCAATATCTGTGGAACCTTCAGGGCAATGGATTGCTTCCG GTTCTAAGGATGGAACTGTGCGGATTTGGGAGGTAGAGACTGGTAGATGTCTTAGAGTTTGGGAGATTGGTGAAGCCGTTCAGCTTGTTGCATGGAATCCTTTGCCAGAGCTTCCTGTTCTTGCAGCTTCAGT GGGAGCTGATGTACTTATTTTGAACACTGGATTTGGGAATGAGGAGGAACAGAAAAGAATTAAGGAACTTCTGCATATTGGAACACCTACCACTGATGATTCTG ATGATATGTCATCTTTCTTAAGCTGGATTCAAGATGAAAAGTATGACTGCATCAGACTAAGGCATTATAGG ACTGTATCTTCAATAGAATGGCATCGTAAAGGAGACTATCTTTCTACAGTGATGCCAGCAG GAGAATCAAGAGCAATTCTCATACATCAGCTCTCTAAAAGGCTTACTCAGCGACTCCCTTTTAAGCTCCATGGCCTCCCAGTATCATCAGTTTTTCATCCTACTCGTTCTATCTTTTTTGTTGCAACAAAGAAGAATGTTCGTGTGTATGACTTGTTGAAGCAAAAGCTAATAAAAAAGCTTGAGACTCAACTGCGTGAAGTTTCATCAATTGCTGTTCATCCTGctg GTGATAATTTAATTGTGGGGAGCAAAGAGGGAAAATTGTGTTGGTTTGATATGGATCTGTCATCAAAACCTTACAAAACTCTCAA GTGTCATCCTAAAGACATTACCAAAGTGGCATTCCATCGCTCATACCCGCTGTTTGCATCATGCTCGGATGATTGCACAGCCTACATCTTTCATGGCATGGTTTATGCAGATCTTAACCAGAATCCACTAATTGTACCATTGGAAATTCTGAGAGGGCATACTAGTTATGATGGAAGAG GAGTAATGGACTGTAAGTTCCATCCAAGGCAGCCCTGGTTATTCACTGCTGGTGCTGATTCATCAATCAAGCTCTATTGCCACTAG